Part of the Pseudodesulfovibrio mercurii genome is shown below.
TCCTCATGCCCGATACCGGACGGCCGCCGGGCAACGCGCCGCACCGGGACCGGGGACGGGGCCGGAGCCGGAAGCACCCCCGGAAATGACCCGGCACGGACACCGAAACGACACCGGCGGGGTCCGCAATATTGCAGATATGTATATCCCCGACGCCTGAATAACATATTTGTAATATTTTTCTTCCCTTTTCGTATGCGGGACCGCCCGGAAAGCCAAGCCCCGCGCCATATTTCGCGCATGGCATCGTGTTTGCTATTCATCAGCCATGCATGCGAATGTCCCCGGATTGAAACTGTCGGCCCTGCAGTCCATCTGCCAGGTCATCGACCAGGCCATGGACCTGCAATCGGCACTGGACGGCGTTCTGAAGATACTTTCGGAACAGCTGGCCATGCAGCGGGCCACGGTGACCCTCTTCGACCCCGAGACGGGCCAGCTGTCCATCAACGCCTCCTACGGCCTGACCGTGGAGGAGAAGCGGCGCGGCGTGTACCGGCTGGACGAGGGCGTCACCGGGCGCATCTTCCAGACCGGTGAACCCTACTACGTGCCGGACATCGACAAGGAACCGCTCTTCCTGGACAAGACCGGGTCGCGCCGGGTCAAGCGCGGCATGATCTCGTTCATCGGCGTGCCCATCATCCTCCACGGCGACCCCATCGGCGTGCTCAACGTGGACCGCCTGTTCGAGGACGAGATCAGCTTCGAGGAGGACATCGACTTCCTCAAGGTGGTGGCCACGCTCATCGGCCAGTTCCTCAGCCTGAACGAGAAGATCATGGCCAGGGAGGCCGCCCTGAAGCGCGAGAACACCTCCCTCAAGTACCAGATTTCCAAAAATTCCAAGGGCCCGTACATCGTGGGCCAGAGCTCGGCCATGGTCGAGGTGCAGCGCCAGATGGAGAAGGTCTCGCCCACCCGGGCCACGGTCCTGCTGCTCGGCGAATCCGGCGTGGGCAAGACGCTCATCGCCAAGATCATCCACGAGCTGTCCGAGCGCAAGGGCAACCCGTTCATCAAGGTCAACTGCGCGTCCATCCCCGGCAACCTGCTGGAATCCGAGCTGTTCGGCCACGAGAAGGGAGCCTTCACCGGGGCCACGGGCACCCGGCCCGGCCGCTTCGAGGAGGCGGACACCGGGACCATCTTCCTGGACGAGATCGGCGAACTGCCCATGGGGTTGCAGGCCAAGCTCCTGCGCGTGCTCCAGGACAAGGAACTGGAGCGGCTCGGCTCCAACCGGACCCGGACCATCGACGTGCGCATCCTGGCCGCCACCAACCGCGACCTGGGCCACCTGGTGGAGCGCGGCCGGTTCCGCCTGGACCTCTACTACCGGCTGAACGTCTTTCCCATCCGCGTGCCCCCCCTGCGCGAGCGCAAGGAGGACATCACCGGCCTGCTCAACCATTTCCTGCGCAAGATGGCCGAGGACTACGGGCGCAACATCCACCTGACCTCCACGGCCCTGGACGCGCTCATCCGCTACGACTGGCCCGGCAACGTCCGCGAGATGCAGAACCTCATCGAGCGGCTGGTGATCATGTCCGAGGAGGACCGCATCAGCCTGGAATTCGTCAAGTCCTACCTGGCGCCCGGCCAGTCGGCCGCGGTCCAGGAGGCCCTGCCCATCTCCGAGGACGCCCCGCGCCACACCTCCCTCAAGGAGTTCGAGCGCAACGAGGTCATGGCCGCCCTGGAGCGCAACGGCTGGGTCCAGTACAAGGCCGCCGAGGCCCTGGGGCTGTCCGCCCGCCAGATGGGCTACCGGGTCAAGAAGTACGGCCTGGAGTCCATGATCGCCGAGGGCCGGGCCCGAATCCGGCGGCTGAAGGACGGCCAGGCGTAAATTTTCGGCATACCTACCTCCACCCCATTCAAGATGCCCCTCGCCGGACGGTCCGGCGGGGGGCATCGGGTTTTCGGGGCTGCGCGCTTGCCTGCGGGCCCGGAGGACTTATCTTTTGGGGAGACGGAACGATCCGGCCCCATGGCCGGAAAGGAGGTTGCCAAGACCTATGTTACCGCCGCACGGTTCGACAGGAACCGCCTGAAAAACGATGAAGCGCTCCGCGAAAAGGCGGAGGGCGTGCAGCGCCATCTCGAGGAGATCGCGCTGGACGTCGGCCTGGACCCGTCCAGGAACGTCATCCGCGCCGAAGTGGGCGACGAGGTCCGCATCGGCATCAGCGAGGACATGGACGAGTACTACCGCGAAGCGCCCGGAAGCTGGCGTTTCTACTAGACGCCCGCCCGAACGCCATGAAAAAGGCCCCGCCGTCACCGGCGGGGCCTTGTCGTGTTATCAAAGTTCATTCCGGCAGGTTGTCGAGAAAGGTTCGAGTGCCAGGCGCAAAAAAAGGCAAGGCCGACGCGTACTTCCTGTACGCGAGGGTTTGACTTTTTTGAAGCAACGACGCAATCGGGCCTTTCTCGGCAACCTGAGGCCCCGCCGTCACCGGCGGGGCCTTGTCGTTGAGGTCGGAACGAATCGGCTATTCGAGAACGCCGAGGGTGCGCACCGAGGCGATCTTTTCCCAGTCGTAGTAGGTGTTGATGTTCAGGCCGTCCTTGACGCAGGTCACGCGGACGAATTCCTCGCCCAGGAACAGGGTCGCTCCCTCGTAGACCTCGCCCTCGTTGACCTGGATCTTGACGTCCTTGCGCAGCTTGCGGGACATGGTCCCCTGCACGGGTTTGGACGCGTATTCGAAAACCTTTTCCAATGTCGCCTTGTTCATGAGTTTTCCTCCATTCGGGTTCCAGGTTGCCGCGGGCCGGAAAGCCCGGCCCGGGAAAGACTGTCAAAGGTCGCGCCGGGCCGGTGCGGCCGTGCCGCACCCAAGGTCAATGCGGTCCGATGCCCCGCCGGAACGGGAGACCGGACCGTAGCGGCCCCGATCTAGCCACACCCGGCCCCGCCGCCCGCGCAACCCGAGCCGATGCCCGAGCGGCGGACCTTCAGGGCGTTGATGTCGCCGCCCTCGAAGACGAAGCGCAGGGCGTCCTCGATGAAGCCGTCCACGGTGTGGGCCTTGATGTCGTGTTCCTCGAGAACCAGGCGCGGGGTCTCGCCCACGGCGGCGCAGAGCACCGCCCGGCAATCCTTGAGCAGGGCGGCCAGGTCGGCCCAGCGCTGGGGGCCGCAGCCCGCCTGCGGGGCGGGACGCTCCTCGATGAGCCGGTAGCCGCCGGACTCGGACTCGCCCCAGATCTGGAAGGACTTGGCCTCGCCCAGGTGCTGGTTGACGAGCAGCCCCTCGCGGGAGGCCACGGCCACGAACGGGCGGGCCATGGTCACTTCCAGGGGCTTGAGCTTGGAGCAGGCCTGGAGCGTGCCGCACAGGGCCGAGGACTGGTCGTTGTCGAGCAGACCGACCGCGTCGGCGCGGCAGCGCTTGCAGTGGGTCATCTGCTCGATGAAGGGTCCGGCCTCCTTGCGCAGGGGCAGGACGGTCTCGCGGCCCGGCTCGGGAATCCCGGCGAACGGGGTGTCGGCCGTGGGCTTGAGCGGAATCATGTTCTGGATGTCGGCCCCGAGCGAGGCGCAGACCTTGGCCACCTCGACGAGATGGTGGTCGTTGATGCCGGGGATGACGATGGAGTTGATCTTGACCGTGATACCGCGCTCCTTGAGGCCCTTGATGGCCTTGAGCTGGCGGTCCAGGAGAATCTCCGCGCCCTTCTCGCCGTGGTAGACCACGTTGCCGTCCTTGACCCAGGCGTAGATCTGGGCCCCGATGGCCGGGTCCACGGCCGAGATGGTGATGGTCACGTGGGACACGCCGAGCTCGGCGATGTCGTCCAGGTACGGCAGGATGCCCATGCCGTTGGTGGACAGGCAGAAGATCAGCTCGGGGTGCTTCGCGTTCAGCAGGCGCATGGTCTCCAGGGTCTCGGCCGGGTTGGCGAAGGGATCGCCGGGTCCGGCGATGCCCGCCACGGTGATGCGCGGTTCCTTTTCCAGGACCTTTTCCATGTATTCGGCGGCCTGGAACGGCTTGAGCACGCCGGAGGTCACGCCGGGGCGGGACTCGTTCACGCAGTCGTACTTGCGGTTGCAGTAGTTGCACTGGATGTTGCACTTGGGCGCCACGGGCAGGTGCACGCGGCCGCAGCTTCCGGCGCTCTTCTTGTTGAAACAGGGGTGCTTGGTGGTATCCTTGGACATGTCGTTCTCCTGTGGTCGCTCCGGCGGCCGGGCTCTGGGCGCCCGCCCGCCGCGACAGTGCTGCGTTCCGTTTAGATATATCCGTAGCCGATGGGCGAATCGGCCTGCTTCTTCTCGATGATCGCGTTGACCACCCGGTCGAACAGGGCCTGGGTGCCCTTGTAGCCGAGGGTCAGGGTGCGCTGGCCGCCGAAGCGGTCGTGGATGGGGAAGCCCACGCGGACCAGGGGCACGTTCCACGCCTTGGCGTAGCGATAGCCCTTGGAGTGGCCCACCAGCAGGTCCGGGGCCAGTTCCTCGGCCTCGGCCGCGATGTCGTGGAAGTCCACGGCCTCGCGCACCTGCGGGGCGATGCGGGCCACGCCGTCGGTGACCTTGGCGATGGCCTCCTCCAGCCCCTTGTTGCGCGCGCCGGTGCCGGCCAGGACCACGTCCACGCCGATCTCGGCCAGGAAGGCGCACAGGCCGACGACCAGGTCCTCCTCGCCGTAGACCACGGCGCGCTTGCCGAAGATGTACTTGTGGCCGTCCACGTAGGCGTCCACCAGACGGCCGCGCTCCAGCTCGTAGCGGCGCGGCATGGGCTTGCCGGAGATGTCCTCCAGGGCCTCGAAGAAACGGTCGGACTCGCGCAACCCCATGGGCAGGCCGAGGCGGTGGTTGGGCACGCCGAAGCGCTCCTCCAGGCTGGTGCCGCCGGTCTTGGCGGGCAGGCAGCGGCCGAACTCGATGGTCGCGCTGGAGCCGCTCATGGTCTTGATGTCCCGGATGGGCGTGCCGCCCTCGGGAATCTTGACGTAGTCCTCCAGCGCCGGGCCATCCAGGGTCTCGGAGATGTCCGGGAGGATGGTCGCCTCGATGCCGAAATGGTCGCAGATGTCGCGCAGGTGGCGGACGTCCTCGCAGGAGACCAGGCTGGGCAGGATGTTCACCCGGCCGGTGGGCGGGGTCTCCTCCAGGCAGAGCTGCTCGACCATGGAGCGGACCGCGCCGTGCCAGCCGTCCATGTGCGTGCCGTTGTAGCTGGGGGTCGAGACCCGGACCAGCTCTGGCAGGTCGAGATCACCGAATTCCTTGTAAAACTCGCCGAAGTACATGGGCACGTCGTCGCCGATGGTCTCGGTCAGGCAGGTGGTCGCCACGCCGATGAGCTGCGGCTCGTACTTCTTCATGACGTTGAGGATGCCCTTCTTCAGGTTCGGGCCGCCGCCATAGATGGCGTTCTTCTCGCCCAGCGCCGAGGAGGCGATGTCCACGGGCTCGCGAAAGTGGGAGATGATGTACCGGCGCATGTAGGTGGCGCAGCCCTGGGAGCCGTGCAGGAAGGGAATGGCCCCCTCCACGCCCCGGAAGGCCAGGGAGGCCCCGAGCGGCGTGCACAGCTTGCAGGCATTGGTGGTGGAGACGAAGTTCGGCTTCACGGTCTTGACCTTACTCATTGACGGCCTCCTTGCGGGCTGCCTTGACGCGGTTGGCGCGCCTCGGGGCGAACTGCCAGACGGGGGACATGACCGAGGAGTGGATCTCGCGGGCGAAGTTGAGCATGCCGCGGAACCCTTCCAGGGCTTCCTTGCGCTCGTGGTTGTGGTCGCAGAAGCCCACGCCCAGCTTGTAGGCGATGGGCCGTTCCTTGACCCCGCCCACAAACACGTCCACGTCCTTCTCCTTGATGAAGTGGGAGAGTTCCAGGGGGTTGGCGTCGTCGATGATGACCGTGCCGGGATCGGTGATCTCGGCCAGTTCGGCGTAGTCCTCCTTGGTGCCGGTCTGGGAGCCGACGACCACGACCTTCATGCCCAGGTGGCGGAAGGCCTTGACCAGGGAGAAGGCCTTGAAGGAGCCGCCCACGTACATGGCGACCTTCTTGCCCTCCAGATCCTTGCGGTAGCGGGCCAGCTCGGGCATGAGCTTCTGCAGCTCCTCGCGGACCAGGGCCTGGGTCCGCTCCACGATGCCGGGGTCCTTGTCCTTGAAGAAGTCGGCCACTTGGTACAGGGAGTCGGCCATATCCTCGATGCCGAGGTAGGAGACGCGCTTGAACGGGGTGCCGAACTCCTCCTGCATCATCTTGGCCAGGTCCAGGGTGGCTCCGGAGCACTGGACTAGGTTCAGGGCCGCGCCGTGGCAGCGGGCGATGTCGGCCACGCGGCCGTCGCCGGTGATGTTGGCCACCACCTGCACGCCCATGCGCTCGAAGTACTCGCGAATGATCCAGATCTCGCCGGCCAGGTTGAAGTCGCCGAGAATATTGATGGAAACCGGAGAAATGTCGGAGGTGTCGCCCTTGCCGATGAGCCGGAACATGGCCTTGCACGCGGCCAGGTACCCGGCGCGCTTGTTGCCCTTGAACCCCTCGGACATGACCGGCAGCACCGGGATGCCCTTCTTCTCGCTCATCTTGCGGCAGACCGCCTCCAGGTCGTCGCCGATGAGCCCCACGATGCAGGTGGAGTAGACAAAGGCGGCCTTGGGGGAGTGCCTGTCGATGAGTTCGTCCAGGGCGGCTTCGAGCTTTTTCTCGCCGCCGAAGATGACGTCCGTCTCCTGGAGATCCGTGGAAAAGGACAGCCGGTGGAGTTCCGGGCCGCTGGACAGCGAGCCGCGGATGTCCCAGGTGTAGACCGCGCAGCCGATGGGCCCGTGCACCAGGTGCAGGGCGTCGGCGATGGGATAGAGGACCACGCGGGAACCGCAGAACACGCAGGCGCGCTGGCTGACGGCGCCCGCCAGGGATTCGCGGTTGCAGGCGATGTCGATGGCGCCTTCGCCGGTGCGGTGGATCTGGTCCCGTCTTTCCTCGAGGATGGTCGAACTGGTCGTACGCATTTTACTTCCCCTATATCAAATAATTACAAGTCGTTGCCCGGACGATGGATGTTGCGGCCGAGACCGGGGACCGGGGCCGCGTCCGGGTCCGCGAGGAGCATCAGTCTACCCGCGCTGTCGGCCCTGGCCCACTCGGTGAGCCGGTTGATCAGCAGTTCGCCGAGGCCCTGGCCCCGCCAATCCTCACGGACAACCACATCTTCGATGAGGACGGCGGGGCCGC
Proteins encoded:
- a CDS encoding nitrogenase component 1 encodes the protein MSKVKTVKPNFVSTTNACKLCTPLGASLAFRGVEGAIPFLHGSQGCATYMRRYIISHFREPVDIASSALGEKNAIYGGGPNLKKGILNVMKKYEPQLIGVATTCLTETIGDDVPMYFGEFYKEFGDLDLPELVRVSTPSYNGTHMDGWHGAVRSMVEQLCLEETPPTGRVNILPSLVSCEDVRHLRDICDHFGIEATILPDISETLDGPALEDYVKIPEGGTPIRDIKTMSGSSATIEFGRCLPAKTGGTSLEERFGVPNHRLGLPMGLRESDRFFEALEDISGKPMPRRYELERGRLVDAYVDGHKYIFGKRAVVYGEEDLVVGLCAFLAEIGVDVVLAGTGARNKGLEEAIAKVTDGVARIAPQVREAVDFHDIAAEAEELAPDLLVGHSKGYRYAKAWNVPLVRVGFPIHDRFGGQRTLTLGYKGTQALFDRVVNAIIEKKQADSPIGYGYI
- a CDS encoding sigma-54-dependent Fis family transcriptional regulator produces the protein MHANVPGLKLSALQSICQVIDQAMDLQSALDGVLKILSEQLAMQRATVTLFDPETGQLSINASYGLTVEEKRRGVYRLDEGVTGRIFQTGEPYYVPDIDKEPLFLDKTGSRRVKRGMISFIGVPIILHGDPIGVLNVDRLFEDEISFEEDIDFLKVVATLIGQFLSLNEKIMAREAALKRENTSLKYQISKNSKGPYIVGQSSAMVEVQRQMEKVSPTRATVLLLGESGVGKTLIAKIIHELSERKGNPFIKVNCASIPGNLLESELFGHEKGAFTGATGTRPGRFEEADTGTIFLDEIGELPMGLQAKLLRVLQDKELERLGSNRTRTIDVRILAATNRDLGHLVERGRFRLDLYYRLNVFPIRVPPLRERKEDITGLLNHFLRKMAEDYGRNIHLTSTALDALIRYDWPGNVREMQNLIERLVIMSEEDRISLEFVKSYLAPGQSAAVQEALPISEDAPRHTSLKEFERNEVMAALERNGWVQYKAAEALGLSARQMGYRVKKYGLESMIAEGRARIRRLKDGQA
- a CDS encoding radical SAM protein, yielding MSKDTTKHPCFNKKSAGSCGRVHLPVAPKCNIQCNYCNRKYDCVNESRPGVTSGVLKPFQAAEYMEKVLEKEPRITVAGIAGPGDPFANPAETLETMRLLNAKHPELIFCLSTNGMGILPYLDDIAELGVSHVTITISAVDPAIGAQIYAWVKDGNVVYHGEKGAEILLDRQLKAIKGLKERGITVKINSIVIPGINDHHLVEVAKVCASLGADIQNMIPLKPTADTPFAGIPEPGRETVLPLRKEAGPFIEQMTHCKRCRADAVGLLDNDQSSALCGTLQACSKLKPLEVTMARPFVAVASREGLLVNQHLGEAKSFQIWGESESGGYRLIEERPAPQAGCGPQRWADLAALLKDCRAVLCAAVGETPRLVLEEHDIKAHTVDGFIEDALRFVFEGGDINALKVRRSGIGSGCAGGGAGCG
- the nifE gene encoding nitrogenase iron-molybdenum cofactor biosynthesis protein NifE; its protein translation is MRTTSSTILEERRDQIHRTGEGAIDIACNRESLAGAVSQRACVFCGSRVVLYPIADALHLVHGPIGCAVYTWDIRGSLSSGPELHRLSFSTDLQETDVIFGGEKKLEAALDELIDRHSPKAAFVYSTCIVGLIGDDLEAVCRKMSEKKGIPVLPVMSEGFKGNKRAGYLAACKAMFRLIGKGDTSDISPVSINILGDFNLAGEIWIIREYFERMGVQVVANITGDGRVADIARCHGAALNLVQCSGATLDLAKMMQEEFGTPFKRVSYLGIEDMADSLYQVADFFKDKDPGIVERTQALVREELQKLMPELARYRKDLEGKKVAMYVGGSFKAFSLVKAFRHLGMKVVVVGSQTGTKEDYAELAEITDPGTVIIDDANPLELSHFIKEKDVDVFVGGVKERPIAYKLGVGFCDHNHERKEALEGFRGMLNFAREIHSSVMSPVWQFAPRRANRVKAARKEAVNE